A section of the Campylobacter concisus genome encodes:
- the cutA gene encoding divalent-cation tolerance protein CutA produces MRILITSVAKKKEAKKLSKKLVKKGLAACVSSFSAKSIYLWEEKLCDEKEQILLIKTDAKFKKVAKFIRKHHSYETPEILALKPKEVFKKYENWIKKSTKKAKNETNTN; encoded by the coding sequence ATGAGAATTTTAATCACCTCAGTCGCAAAGAAAAAAGAGGCAAAAAAACTAAGCAAAAAGCTCGTGAAAAAGGGACTTGCAGCTTGCGTGAGTAGCTTTAGCGCAAAGAGCATTTATCTTTGGGAAGAGAAGCTTTGTGATGAAAAAGAGCAAATTTTACTCATAAAAACGGACGCGAAATTTAAAAAAGTAGCTAAATTTATAAGAAAGCACCACAGCTACGAAACCCCAGAAATTTTGGCGCTTAAGCCAAAAGAGGTTTTTAAAAAATATGAAAATTGGATAAAAAAATCAACCAAAAAGGCAAAAAATGAGACTAACACCAACTAG
- a CDS encoding heavy-metal-associated domain-containing protein, with protein MRKILVLALLVAASYADKKIEISVPSMHCPLCTAIVRKAALSVDGVKKADVSLKERKAVVIADDKVDEKELLKAVDATGYKGEIK; from the coding sequence ATGCGTAAAATTTTAGTTTTAGCCCTTTTAGTAGCAGCAAGCTATGCTGATAAAAAGATAGAAATTTCTGTACCCAGCATGCACTGTCCGCTTTGCACGGCGATTGTTAGAAAGGCTGCTCTTAGCGTTGATGGCGTAAAAAAGGCAGATGTATCGCTAAAAGAGCGAAAAGCTGTCGTTATAGCAGATGATAAGGTCGATGAAAAAGAGCTTTTAAAAGCAGTAGATGCGACTGGCTATAAGGGCGAGATAAAATAA
- a CDS encoding DegT/DnrJ/EryC1/StrS family aminotransferase: MREIPFYRPTITERESELIEEALHSENTTNIVARFEEKLKEYFGAKFVVTTNNIAAAHHLALSALDTKRGDKVICSINAFPSIAQAVRHFDAEPIFVDVDEEDFNICPDALEKVLKEQNHKKLKCAFISHIAGQSARMDEITAICEKYGVKILDDANRGMGLTYNGKKVGSDSFLSCFQTHSRVQNPISTVGFFTTNDEEIYKRAKLLRNYALVNGIDKFGSLSYIYDVVDIGLKYDINSINAAFSIAQLERTDKLIQRRQEIAKIYDKEIGECHNITIPVKKREHIYTQYIIKINKNRDGFARELLEHGIHTSLHYIPIHLLSYYKNKYSLKVNDFPNALKNYQQVLSLPIYHSLSDEEVQYICSKVKEISKTRV; encoded by the coding sequence ATGAGAGAGATTCCGTTTTATAGACCAACTATCACTGAGCGTGAAAGTGAGCTTATTGAGGAGGCTTTGCACTCTGAAAATACTACTAATATCGTTGCTAGATTTGAAGAGAAGTTAAAAGAGTATTTTGGTGCAAAATTTGTAGTTACCACAAATAATATCGCAGCCGCACATCACTTGGCACTAAGCGCGCTTGATACTAAACGCGGAGACAAGGTCATTTGCTCCATAAATGCTTTTCCTAGCATTGCACAAGCTGTTAGACATTTTGATGCTGAACCTATTTTTGTGGATGTTGATGAAGAAGATTTTAACATCTGCCCAGACGCCCTTGAGAAAGTGCTAAAAGAGCAAAATCATAAAAAATTAAAATGTGCTTTTATCTCTCACATCGCAGGGCAAAGTGCTAGGATGGACGAGATAACGGCTATTTGTGAGAAATACGGTGTAAAAATTTTAGATGATGCAAATCGCGGTATGGGACTAACATATAATGGTAAAAAGGTTGGTTCAGACTCCTTTTTGTCATGCTTTCAAACACATTCGCGTGTGCAAAATCCTATATCAACGGTTGGATTTTTTACGACAAATGATGAGGAAATTTATAAAAGAGCAAAACTACTTCGCAACTATGCTCTTGTAAATGGCATTGATAAATTTGGTAGCTTGAGTTATATTTATGATGTCGTTGATATTGGCTTAAAGTATGATATAAACTCAATAAATGCAGCATTTTCTATTGCACAGCTAGAAAGAACAGACAAGCTCATACAAAGAAGACAAGAGATCGCAAAAATTTATGACAAAGAGATTGGCGAGTGCCACAATATAACAATCCCTGTCAAAAAACGCGAACACATTTATACTCAGTATATTATTAAGATAAACAAAAATCGTGACGGCTTTGCTAGAGAGCTTTTGGAACACGGTATTCACACATCATTGCACTACATACCGATACATTTACTAAGTTATTATAAAAACAAATACTCGCTTAAAGTAAATGATTTTCCGAATGCTTTAAAAAATTATCAGCAAGTGTTGTCGCTACCTATTTATCATAGTTTGAGTGATGAAGAGGTGCAATATATCTGCAGCAAAGTAAAAGAAATTTCTAAAACTCGTGTTTAA
- a CDS encoding thioesterase, producing MAEENIYDVKDESQIILPEDENPLRNEIKTAPLAKLNFSGTAFLLEKNHAKTRFFTTDDMVCDTEGLIHSGFIFMGANHAALLAINEEFCVSIGARINFFGPLKLGDVVEFDAQARFEESRKREVKVLGYVKDIKIFEGIFQLVTLEEHIFLAQQKNIQKEAAIRQKKEREEAKANS from the coding sequence ATGGCAGAAGAAAATATCTATGATGTAAAAGATGAGTCGCAAATAATCTTACCAGAAGATGAAAATCCATTAAGAAACGAGATCAAAACTGCTCCACTTGCAAAGCTAAATTTTAGCGGAACGGCATTTTTACTTGAAAAAAATCACGCAAAGACTAGATTTTTTACTACGGATGATATGGTGTGCGATACTGAGGGGCTTATTCATAGCGGATTTATTTTTATGGGGGCAAATCACGCTGCGCTTTTAGCCATAAATGAAGAATTTTGCGTTAGTATCGGGGCTAGGATAAATTTCTTTGGACCGCTAAAGCTTGGTGACGTGGTGGAATTTGACGCTCAAGCAAGATTTGAAGAGAGTAGAAAAAGAGAAGTAAAAGTGCTTGGATACGTTAAAGATATAAAAATTTTTGAAGGAATATTTCAACTTGTCACACTTGAAGAGCATATCTTCTTGGCTCAACAAAAAAATATCCAAAAAGAAGCTGCTATAAGGCAGAAAAAAGAGCGAGAAGAAGCCAAGGCTAATAGCTAA
- a CDS encoding M28 family peptidase produces MSNSEILKKFETLTTIPHCSYETDKMRDFLASYAKDKGCEVTVDSFGNIHAFKGKPKICLQSHYDMVCMGDAPKIEIVYGDDGYMRAKNSSLGADNGIGVAIMMQMISEFDDIECLFTNNEEVGMIGATGFSGELKADKLLNLDSEEDDRVTIGCAGGVNLFANTSLNSKKTKESTLYEIKVSGLPGGHSGNEIHKNIPNAIKVLAAFVTKNGCKLVKFEGGERSNSIPSGATALVLSDKELKSECENLSVKKLGTGEEILENGEKILALINSFSQGVRAYNCELGIPQDSVNLSLVKIKDDDMLEVEFFARSMSKDGLNRMEFEISELAKALGFSVIAKDRNPAWKPINDKFANDILEELKIYKPNARITAVHAGLECGVLLEKKAGLSACSIGPNIHSPHSTRECCEVESALFIEKVVRGIVKKYNS; encoded by the coding sequence ATGTCAAATAGTGAAATTTTAAAGAAATTTGAGACACTTACTACGATACCACACTGCAGTTATGAGACCGATAAGATGCGTGATTTTCTAGCTAGCTATGCAAAAGATAAGGGCTGTGAGGTTACAGTCGATAGCTTTGGCAACATTCATGCGTTTAAGGGCAAACCAAAAATTTGCTTGCAAAGCCACTACGATATGGTCTGCATGGGCGATGCTCCAAAGATCGAGATAGTTTACGGCGATGATGGCTACATGAGAGCCAAAAACTCATCTTTAGGTGCCGATAACGGTATCGGCGTGGCTATCATGATGCAGATGATAAGCGAATTTGATGACATAGAGTGCCTCTTTACAAACAACGAAGAAGTCGGCATGATCGGAGCCACTGGTTTTAGTGGCGAGTTAAAAGCCGATAAGCTTTTAAATTTAGATAGCGAAGAGGACGATAGGGTCACCATCGGCTGTGCTGGCGGTGTAAATTTATTTGCCAATACCTCGCTTAATAGCAAAAAAACAAAAGAGAGCACGCTTTATGAAATAAAAGTGAGCGGACTGCCTGGTGGACACTCTGGCAACGAGATACATAAAAATATCCCAAATGCGATCAAGGTTTTGGCGGCATTTGTGACTAAAAATGGATGTAAGCTTGTTAAATTTGAAGGTGGCGAGCGAAGCAACTCTATCCCAAGTGGCGCAACTGCACTGGTTCTAAGCGATAAAGAGCTAAAAAGTGAGTGTGAAAATTTAAGTGTGAAAAAGCTTGGCACGGGTGAAGAAATTTTAGAAAATGGCGAGAAAATTTTAGCTCTTATTAACTCATTTTCACAAGGCGTAAGAGCCTACAACTGCGAGCTAGGCATACCACAAGATAGCGTAAACCTCTCACTTGTAAAGATCAAAGATGATGACATGCTTGAAGTGGAGTTTTTTGCTAGATCAATGAGTAAAGACGGGCTAAACAGGATGGAATTTGAAATTTCTGAGCTTGCAAAAGCGCTTGGCTTTAGCGTCATTGCAAAAGATAGAAACCCTGCTTGGAAGCCTATAAATGATAAATTTGCAAACGATATCTTAGAAGAGCTAAAAATTTATAAGCCAAATGCAAGGATAACAGCTGTGCATGCTGGACTTGAATGTGGCGTGCTTTTGGAGAAAAAAGCGGGTCTTAGTGCATGTTCTATTGGACCAAACATCCACTCACCTCACTCAACAAGAGAATGCTGCGAGGTTGAATCTGCGCTTTTTATAGAAAAAGTGGTTCGCGGTATCGTTAAAAAATACAACTCATAA
- a CDS encoding NAD+ synthase produces the protein MKEYQKIEETLVFSLRDKTKDKNLLLGVSGGIDSAVVATLCARAKPNETHALIMPTASSNRQNMDDALNLCEKLNIKYKVLSIEGILNAFYETIDVNLSNLRKGNLAARVRMSLLYDYSSSINALVIGTSNKSELMLGYGTIFGDLACAINPIGELYKSEIFEFAKHLGVDKNFINKAPSADLWDGQSDEGDIGYSYTVIDEILENLENNKEQVIKKFGLKAVSDIENRVVSNRFKRQMPLIVKI, from the coding sequence ATGAAGGAGTATCAAAAGATCGAAGAAACTTTAGTTTTTAGCTTAAGAGATAAAACTAAAGATAAAAATTTGTTGTTGGGTGTTAGTGGAGGTATTGATTCTGCTGTGGTAGCGACTTTGTGTGCAAGAGCAAAACCAAATGAAACTCATGCACTCATTATGCCAACAGCATCATCAAACAGACAAAATATGGACGACGCCTTAAATTTATGCGAAAAATTAAACATAAAATATAAGGTTTTATCAATAGAGGGTATTTTAAATGCCTTTTACGAAACGATAGATGTAAATTTAAGCAATTTAAGAAAAGGGAATTTAGCAGCTAGAGTTAGAATGAGCTTGCTTTATGATTATTCATCTAGTATAAACGCTCTAGTTATCGGAACAAGTAACAAAAGTGAGCTTATGCTTGGATATGGCACGATATTTGGGGATTTAGCATGTGCGATAAATCCTATTGGAGAGCTTTACAAAAGTGAAATTTTTGAATTTGCAAAACATCTTGGGGTTGATAAAAATTTTATCAACAAAGCACCTTCGGCTGATTTGTGGGATGGACAAAGTGACGAAGGCGACATAGGTTACAGTTATACTGTTATTGATGAGATTTTAGAAAATTTAGAAAATAACAAGGAGCAAGTCATCAAAAAGTTCGGATTAAAAGCAGTATCGGATATAGAAAATAGAGTTGTTTCAAACAGGTTTAAACGACAAATGCCGTTGATAGTGAAAATTTAA
- a CDS encoding porin: MKITKVSLAALVALGAFSSVASATPLEEAIKNVDLSGFARYRYTNDSTKKTTADTVKGNTAGHAFRMQTSFKAAIDDNFFGVLTLRYAATDDSGDKVATGTDKTNTTNSFGVYEMYLGYKVSDTTITAGKQLIKTFYDDGDIAGTGLKVVNTDVPGLTLTAAAYDALQSDGTEIDGPLLNRIVNGTENDKFNGSAGNLYYLGAAGSYDPVSFKAAIANLQEIATLYGAEAGVSFNVTDDVNLNLKGQFVHNDSDHKDVADANFWAVQAGTKLFGAKLNAGYLDFDAKNKDNNKWSFTSIDASGQLINPTKLLNSVMGGGGKQYYNNIKGNNDYWFVNAGYDIDKFGLGAGYTQGKGTSYALDKERAKRNEWYAQASYKYSKKLNFLTWYAAAKDKKDGENYKQNRIRFEAKYSF; encoded by the coding sequence ATGAAAATTACAAAAGTTAGCTTAGCTGCTTTGGTTGCTTTAGGTGCATTTTCAAGTGTTGCAAGTGCAACTCCACTTGAAGAAGCTATAAAAAATGTAGATCTTTCAGGATTTGCAAGATATCGTTATACAAATGATAGTACTAAGAAAACTACAGCTGATACTGTAAAAGGTAATACTGCAGGCCATGCTTTTAGAATGCAAACATCATTTAAAGCCGCTATTGATGATAATTTCTTTGGTGTATTGACACTAAGATATGCTGCTACTGATGATTCAGGCGATAAAGTAGCAACTGGTACAGATAAAACAAATACAACAAATTCTTTTGGTGTATATGAGATGTATCTAGGATACAAAGTATCTGACACTACTATTACAGCTGGCAAGCAACTTATCAAAACTTTCTATGATGATGGTGATATAGCAGGTACTGGTCTAAAAGTAGTAAATACTGATGTACCTGGTCTTACTTTAACAGCTGCAGCTTATGATGCACTACAAAGCGACGGTACTGAAATAGATGGTCCATTGCTTAATAGAATAGTAAATGGTACTGAAAATGATAAATTTAATGGTTCTGCTGGCAATCTTTACTATTTAGGTGCAGCTGGCAGTTATGATCCAGTATCTTTTAAAGCAGCTATTGCAAATCTTCAAGAGATAGCAACACTTTATGGTGCTGAAGCTGGTGTTAGCTTTAATGTAACCGATGATGTAAATCTAAACCTAAAAGGTCAATTTGTCCATAACGACTCAGATCACAAAGATGTAGCTGATGCTAACTTCTGGGCAGTTCAAGCTGGCACAAAACTATTTGGTGCTAAGCTTAACGCTGGCTATTTAGACTTTGATGCTAAAAATAAAGATAATAATAAGTGGTCATTTACTTCAATTGATGCAAGCGGACAGTTAATCAACCCAACTAAACTACTAAATAGTGTAATGGGTGGCGGCGGAAAACAATATTACAACAATATCAAAGGCAACAACGACTACTGGTTTGTTAATGCTGGATATGATATAGATAAATTTGGTCTTGGTGCTGGTTATACTCAAGGTAAAGGCACAAGCTATGCTCTTGATAAAGAGAGAGCAAAAAGAAATGAGTGGTATGCACAAGCTAGTTACAAATATAGCAAAAAACTTAATTTCCTAACTTGGTATGCAGCTGCTAAAGACAAAAAAGATGGTGAAAACTACAAACAAAATCGTATAAGATTTGAAGCAAAATATAGCTTCTAA
- the cmoB gene encoding tRNA 5-methoxyuridine(34)/uridine 5-oxyacetic acid(34) synthase CmoB has product MNLSKFNEQQKQIFNRIENLANFDCELELENSVNVKFKNLNQADKDEIYDLALSLKPWRKGPFLLDDIYIDSEWQSFIKFNILAPYLNLAGKCVADVGCNNGYYMFKMLEYGPKSITGFDPSAHTFLQFKFLNKFIRSNITYELLGVENLPEYGVKFDTIFCLGVIYHRSDPIKMLKELKTALNPGGELFLDTMYIDMEGDFALSPKDRYSKIPNIYFVPTLSALQNWCERAKFKDFTLLETKATDINEQRKTQWIDGESLGNFLDPNDSTKTIEGYPAPKRAYVRVKI; this is encoded by the coding sequence GTGAATCTTAGTAAATTTAACGAGCAACAAAAGCAAATTTTTAATAGGATAGAAAATTTAGCAAATTTTGATTGCGAGCTTGAGCTAGAAAATAGTGTAAATGTGAAATTTAAAAATTTAAATCAAGCCGATAAAGACGAAATTTACGACCTCGCCCTTAGTCTAAAGCCTTGGAGAAAAGGGCCATTTTTACTTGATGATATATATATAGATAGCGAGTGGCAAAGTTTTATCAAATTTAATATCCTAGCACCGTATCTAAATTTAGCTGGCAAGTGCGTGGCTGATGTTGGTTGCAACAATGGATATTATATGTTTAAAATGCTTGAATACGGCCCCAAAAGCATAACTGGTTTTGATCCTAGCGCGCATACATTTTTGCAGTTTAAATTTTTAAACAAATTTATCCGCTCAAATATCACATATGAGCTTCTTGGTGTTGAGAACTTACCTGAATATGGAGTTAAATTTGATACGATTTTTTGTCTTGGAGTGATATATCACAGAAGTGATCCTATTAAGATGCTAAAAGAGCTAAAAACTGCGTTAAATCCTGGAGGCGAGCTATTTTTGGATACTATGTATATTGACATGGAGGGCGATTTTGCACTGAGCCCAAAAGATAGGTATTCAAAAATTCCAAATATCTACTTTGTACCGACTCTCTCGGCCTTACAAAACTGGTGCGAGAGGGCTAAATTTAAGGACTTTACCTTGCTTGAGACAAAGGCTACTGATATAAATGAGCAGCGAAAAACGCAGTGGATAGATGGTGAGAGCCTTGGAAATTTCTTAGATCCAAATGATAGTACAAAGACCATCGAGGGCTACCCAGCGCCAAAAAGAGCATATGTTAGAGTTAAAATTTAA
- a CDS encoding tetraacyldisaccharide 4'-kinase yields MFKKLNIFLHSWANDYFFRPNFFQILLAFLLLPLSFIYFLIVVFKKFTARKIDFGIKVISVGNLTLGGSGKTPLCVAIAKNFEGAFIILRGYKRKSKGMQVVARDGEILLDVAASGDEAMIYATSLKNANVIVSEDRKIAINYAKKHGAKYILLDDCFSKFDIAKFDILVRPRPEPRLKFCLPSGAYRYPFSFYKFGDFVAIEGQTHFRKSEILNKSEKMVLVTAIANPERLKPFFDECIARVFFPDHYDFSKDELEEILKRYGATSLLMTQKDYVKAKDFGLRVSLITLEVTLSEEFKKVLAQQI; encoded by the coding sequence GTGTTTAAGAAATTAAATATTTTCTTGCATTCTTGGGCGAATGACTACTTCTTTCGCCCAAATTTCTTTCAAATTTTACTAGCATTTTTACTTTTGCCACTAAGTTTTATCTATTTTCTTATTGTTGTTTTTAAGAAATTTACTGCTAGAAAAATAGACTTTGGCATAAAGGTGATAAGCGTTGGAAATTTGACACTTGGAGGAAGTGGTAAGACCCCGCTTTGCGTAGCAATTGCTAAAAATTTCGAGGGCGCTTTCATCATCCTTAGAGGATATAAAAGAAAGAGCAAGGGCATGCAGGTTGTCGCAAGGGATGGCGAAATTTTACTTGACGTGGCAGCGAGCGGCGATGAGGCGATGATATATGCTACAAGCCTTAAAAACGCAAATGTAATAGTAAGCGAAGATAGGAAAATAGCTATAAACTACGCTAAAAAGCATGGCGCAAAGTATATCTTACTGGATGATTGTTTTTCTAAATTTGACATAGCCAAATTTGACATTTTGGTGCGCCCAAGACCAGAGCCAAGGCTAAAATTTTGCCTGCCAAGTGGGGCTTATAGATATCCATTTAGCTTTTATAAATTTGGTGATTTTGTAGCGATTGAAGGGCAAACTCACTTTAGAAAAAGTGAAATTTTAAATAAAAGCGAAAAAATGGTACTAGTAACTGCCATAGCAAACCCAGAGCGCCTCAAGCCATTTTTTGATGAGTGCATAGCTCGCGTCTTTTTTCCTGACCATTATGATTTTTCAAAAGATGAGCTAGAAGAGATTTTAAAAAGATATGGTGCGACCTCGCTTTTGATGACGCAAAAGGACTATGTAAAGGCAAAGGATTTTGGGCTGAGAGTATCGCTTATCACGCTTGAAGTTACGCTAAGCGAGGAGTTTAAAAAGGTTTTAGCGCAGCAAATTTAA
- a CDS encoding transglutaminase-like domain-containing protein yields MQRRDFFKFSSFLGAASLLPSVTLASDEPANPVVRNFDVNFKHFLLEKGKSSRIWLPLPLSTTYQQLTQDYVINTTAKNVYISDTLIPTMYADFEENEPRPILNVQFKIQTTERNTDFSKVNFDPNEKVDPAILEFLKPTSHIPTDGVVRAKALDIVGNLKGDLERAKAIYTWVANTMQRDNSVLGCGTGDVRAILESGKLVGKCTDINSVFVGLCRSVGIPAREIFGIRVGQSRFSDQMGSAKDGVAKISGGQHCRAEFYLKGYGWIPVDPADVTKVRLGEKLTNDDAKIVAVRDYCFGNWEMCWIGFNYGRDFILKPTPEQTPLNNFGYPYAEVDSNTQNYYSPKEFSYDYVSTELK; encoded by the coding sequence ATGCAAAGAAGAGATTTTTTTAAATTCAGTAGTTTTTTAGGTGCAGCAAGTCTGCTTCCAAGTGTCACTCTAGCTAGCGATGAACCAGCAAATCCAGTAGTTAGAAATTTCGATGTAAATTTCAAACATTTCTTACTTGAAAAGGGCAAAAGCTCAAGAATTTGGTTGCCACTTCCACTAAGCACCACTTATCAGCAACTAACTCAAGACTACGTCATAAACACAACCGCTAAAAACGTCTATATTTCAGATACGCTAATACCTACAATGTATGCTGATTTTGAAGAAAATGAGCCAAGACCTATCTTAAATGTGCAGTTTAAAATTCAAACAACAGAGCGCAATACCGACTTTAGCAAGGTAAATTTCGATCCAAACGAGAAGGTCGATCCTGCGATTTTGGAGTTTTTAAAACCAACTTCACACATCCCAACTGACGGCGTCGTAAGAGCAAAAGCACTAGATATAGTTGGAAATTTAAAGGGCGATTTAGAGCGCGCAAAAGCGATCTACACGTGGGTTGCAAACACTATGCAGCGTGATAACAGTGTCCTTGGATGTGGCACGGGCGATGTTAGAGCGATCCTGGAAAGTGGCAAGCTAGTTGGTAAATGCACCGATATAAACTCAGTTTTTGTGGGACTTTGCAGATCAGTTGGCATCCCAGCAAGAGAAATTTTTGGCATTAGAGTTGGTCAGTCTAGATTTTCAGATCAAATGGGTAGCGCAAAAGATGGCGTAGCTAAAATTTCAGGCGGACAGCACTGCAGGGCTGAGTTTTACTTAAAAGGCTATGGTTGGATACCAGTTGATCCAGCAGACGTCACAAAGGTTAGACTTGGTGAGAAATTAACAAATGATGACGCTAAGATCGTAGCTGTGAGAGATTATTGCTTTGGTAACTGGGAGATGTGCTGGATAGGCTTTAACTACGGCCGCGACTTTATCTTAAAGCCGACTCCAGAGCAAACTCCGCTAAACAACTTTGGCTATCCATACGCTGAGGTTGATAGCAACACACAAAACTACTATTCGCCAAAAGAATTTAGCTACGACTACGTCTCAACAGAGCTAAAATGA
- the thrC gene encoding threonine synthase: protein MRLTPTRSVKDEKVKNVNLSTAMLSPSSAHGGLYAPKKLPKITKAKWQEFSSLTYEKLALHIISLFKFDVPEAFFKKAVKRYASFDDPKHPVIFKKIDKDLYVNELYHGPTRAFKDMALQPFGSLLSQLAKERGEKYLIMCATSGDTGPATLQTFANDENIKVVCLYPDGGTSEVQKLQMQTMQGENLKVFGIRGDFDDAQRALKTLLANDKFKAELKKKCLKLSAANSVNFGRILFQIIYHAYAYVNLLKQKALKANESFDIIVPSGNFGNALGAYYAKKMGAKIGKIKIASNANNILTQFFTTGIYDLRDKKLVKTISPAMDILISSNVERLLFDKFGSVRTNELMQSLAKNKFYKLSKQELEALKEDFEASWCDDKECEAYIAKLAKGGYAIDPHTATCFKMMDASHINVITSTAHWVKFTPSMIKACQIKDTKDEKDALTKTAKILNDSVPNSINSLFSAKILHKNIIKEDEIEKCVLEWIER, encoded by the coding sequence ATGAGACTAACACCAACTAGAAGCGTAAAAGATGAAAAGGTAAAAAATGTAAATTTAAGCACAGCCATGCTTAGCCCAAGCTCTGCTCACGGCGGACTTTATGCGCCAAAAAAGCTACCAAAGATCACAAAGGCAAAGTGGCAAGAGTTCTCAAGCCTAACCTACGAAAAGCTCGCACTTCACATCATCTCTCTATTTAAATTTGACGTGCCAGAGGCGTTTTTCAAAAAAGCGGTTAAGAGATACGCGAGTTTTGATGATCCAAAGCATCCAGTCATTTTTAAAAAAATAGATAAAGATTTATACGTAAATGAGCTATATCACGGTCCAACGAGGGCATTTAAGGATATGGCGCTTCAGCCTTTTGGCTCACTTCTTAGCCAGCTTGCAAAAGAGCGAGGCGAAAAATATCTCATCATGTGCGCAACGAGCGGTGACACGGGCCCTGCGACACTTCAAACCTTTGCAAATGACGAAAATATCAAGGTTGTTTGCCTCTATCCAGATGGTGGCACAAGCGAGGTTCAAAAACTGCAAATGCAGACCATGCAGGGTGAAAATTTAAAGGTTTTTGGTATAAGAGGCGACTTTGACGACGCTCAAAGGGCGCTAAAAACGCTACTTGCAAATGATAAATTTAAGGCCGAGCTTAAGAAAAAATGTCTTAAACTAAGTGCGGCAAACTCGGTAAATTTTGGCAGAATTCTCTTTCAGATCATCTACCATGCCTACGCCTACGTAAATTTACTAAAACAAAAGGCACTTAAGGCAAACGAGAGCTTTGACATCATCGTGCCAAGTGGAAATTTCGGCAACGCTCTTGGGGCATATTACGCTAAAAAAATGGGCGCAAAGATTGGCAAGATCAAGATCGCTTCAAATGCAAACAATATCTTGACGCAGTTTTTCACCACTGGCATTTACGACCTCAGGGATAAAAAGCTGGTTAAGACGATAAGCCCTGCCATGGACATTTTGATCAGCTCAAACGTTGAGCGCTTGCTGTTTGATAAATTTGGTAGCGTTAGAACAAATGAACTCATGCAAAGTCTTGCAAAAAATAAATTTTATAAGCTTAGTAAGCAGGAGCTTGAAGCGTTAAAAGAGGACTTTGAGGCTAGCTGGTGCGACGATAAAGAGTGCGAGGCATATATCGCAAAGCTCGCAAAGGGCGGCTACGCGATCGATCCACATACGGCTACTTGTTTTAAGATGATGGATGCTAGCCACATAAACGTCATCACATCGACCGCGCACTGGGTGAAATTTACGCCAAGCATGATCAAAGCGTGCCAGATCAAAGATACAAAAGATGAAAAAGATGCGCTGACAAAGACCGCTAAAATCTTAAATGACAGCGTACCAAACTCGATAAATTCGCTATTTAGCGCGAAAATTTTACACAAAAATATCATAAAAGAGGACGAGATCGAAAAGTGCGTCCTAGAATGGATCGAGCGATGA
- a CDS encoding MBL fold metallo-hydrolase, whose product MRVIHKSFGDFGTNCYIVTKNNSSLVIDPGDGAKEWVLQNAKNLKAILCTHGHFDHIFDAGELKDELEIPVYINKFDAFMCESDIFGYMKSTFTPDVLIDNDENFNIDDFCIKFHHFPGHTPGCSMIEIEDMMFSGDFLFRGSIGRWDFPFSDKNEMLKSLGKCKNLKGNFTLYPGHGEVSTLKTEQNNIGYWIGIVKNS is encoded by the coding sequence ATGAGAGTAATACACAAAAGTTTTGGAGATTTTGGCACTAATTGTTACATCGTTACAAAAAATAACTCATCTTTAGTGATAGATCCAGGAGACGGGGCAAAGGAGTGGGTTTTACAAAATGCTAAAAATTTAAAAGCCATCCTTTGCACTCACGGGCATTTTGATCATATTTTTGATGCTGGTGAATTAAAAGATGAGCTAGAAATTCCAGTTTATATTAATAAATTCGATGCTTTCATGTGTGAGAGTGATATTTTTGGTTATATGAAAAGTACTTTTACTCCGGATGTTTTGATTGATAATGATGAGAATTTTAACATTGATGATTTTTGCATCAAATTTCATCATTTTCCAGGACATACACCAGGCTGCTCGATGATAGAGATAGAAGACATGATGTTTAGTGGGGATTTTTTATTTAGAGGAAGCATAGGACGCTGGGATTTTCCTTTTTCAGATAAAAATGAAATGTTAAAAAGTCTAGGAAAATGTAAAAATTTAAAAGGTAACTTCACGCTTTATCCAGGGCACGGAGAAGTCAGTACACTAAAGACCGAGCAAAACAATATTGGTTATTGGATAGGTATAGTAAAAAATAGCTAA